One genomic region from Cetobacterium sp. 8H encodes:
- the dapD gene encoding 2,3,4,5-tetrahydropyridine-2,6-dicarboxylate N-acetyltransferase, whose translation MLKLETAEELIKFIKDSKKQTPVKVYVLGEIECFGVETFAFKGENGYILIGDWEKVSEILEKNKSTIRECYIENDRRNSGVPLLDIKGLEARIEPGAIIRDKVNIGKNAVVMMGAVINIGAEIGEGTMIDMNAVLGGRAIVGKRCHIGAGTVLAGVIEPPSATPVIVEDDVVIGANAVVIEGVRIGANSVVAAGAIVIDDVPPGVVVAGNPAKIIKVKDEGTKEKTKLVDDLRK comes from the coding sequence ATGCTAAAATTAGAAACAGCAGAAGAATTAATAAAATTTATAAAAGATTCTAAAAAACAGACACCCGTAAAAGTTTATGTTCTTGGTGAAATAGAATGTTTTGGTGTTGAAACTTTTGCCTTTAAAGGGGAAAACGGTTATATACTGATTGGAGATTGGGAAAAGGTAAGTGAGATTTTAGAAAAAAATAAATCAACAATAAGAGAGTGTTATATAGAAAATGATAGAAGAAATTCAGGTGTACCTCTGTTAGATATAAAAGGATTAGAAGCTAGAATTGAACCTGGAGCTATAATTAGAGATAAGGTAAATATAGGTAAAAATGCTGTTGTAATGATGGGTGCAGTAATTAATATTGGTGCTGAAATTGGTGAAGGTACGATGATAGATATGAACGCTGTTTTAGGTGGGAGAGCGATTGTAGGAAAAAGATGTCATATTGGAGCAGGAACAGTTTTAGCAGGAGTTATAGAACCACCATCAGCAACACCAGTAATAGTAGAAGATGATGTTGTGATAGGAGCTAACGCTGTTGTAATTGAAGGAGTGAGAATTGGAGCTAATTCTGTTGTTGCAGCTGGAGCAATAGTTATTGATGATGTTCCACCAGGTGTAGTTGTAGCAGGAAATCCTGCAAAAATTATAAAAGTAAAAGATGAAGGTACAAAAGAAAAAACAAAACTTGTAGATGATTTAAGAAAATAA
- the dapB gene encoding 4-hydroxy-tetrahydrodipicolinate reductase → MKLAIHGKGTMGKILKEIGEEQVNYFVDDISEIPKDKIVDVVIDFSHFSKIEKLLEGCVERKYPIVIATTGYSGEILSKIVKASEIIPILLSSNTSLGINAMQKVLKEITPKLQDGFDIEIIEKHHNKKIDAPSGTAKAILSTIESSLNDRYDVKYGREGICKREKKEITVHAVRGGTIVGEHTVIFAGEDEIIEVTHKALSKKIFAVGALKCAEFLKDKKPGLYTMDEIFN, encoded by the coding sequence TTGAAACTAGCTATACATGGAAAAGGAACTATGGGTAAAATTTTAAAGGAGATTGGAGAAGAGCAAGTAAATTATTTTGTAGATGATATCTCTGAGATACCAAAAGATAAAATTGTAGATGTAGTTATAGATTTTTCACATTTTAGTAAAATTGAAAAACTTTTAGAAGGATGTGTAGAAAGAAAGTATCCTATAGTGATAGCTACAACTGGATATTCAGGAGAGATCTTATCAAAAATAGTAAAAGCTTCTGAGATTATTCCAATACTTTTATCTTCAAATACCTCACTAGGGATTAATGCTATGCAAAAAGTTTTGAAAGAGATTACACCTAAGTTGCAAGATGGATTTGATATAGAGATAATCGAAAAACATCATAATAAAAAAATTGATGCCCCTAGTGGAACAGCAAAAGCAATACTTTCAACAATAGAATCATCATTGAACGATAGATATGATGTTAAGTATGGAAGAGAAGGAATTTGTAAAAGAGAAAAAAAAGAGATAACAGTTCACGCAGTTAGAGGTGGGACTATTGTGGGAGAGCACACAGTAATTTTTGCTGGTGAGGATGAGATAATAGAAGTTACACATAAAGCTTTATCAAAAAAAATATTTGCTGTAGGAGCTCTTAAGTGTGCTGAGTTTTTGAAAGATAAGAAGCCAGGACTTTATACTATGGATGAAATATTTAACTAG
- the dapA gene encoding 4-hydroxy-tetrahydrodipicolinate synthase, producing the protein MFKGSGVALVTPFCEDMSVNYSKIEELVEYHCENKTDALIILGTTGESSTLSDEERIKIVETVVKKNAKRLPIIVGAGSNNTKHAIEMAKKFEKLGIDGLLLVTPYYNKGNEDGIYKHFISVAEFVDLPIMLYNVPGRTGVNLSIKLLKKLSKSKNIVALKEASGDISYAAEVARLVPELDLYSGNDDITVPLMSLGAVGAVSVLANIEPKVVHNMVECFLKGDVKEARRLQLKYNGIVKALFVEVNPIPVKKAMNILGKNVGECRLPLGEMDSKNIELLKEELQKVGEKV; encoded by the coding sequence ATGTTTAAAGGATCGGGAGTAGCGTTAGTAACACCTTTTTGTGAGGATATGAGTGTTAATTATTCTAAAATAGAAGAACTGGTGGAGTATCATTGTGAAAATAAAACTGATGCTTTAATAATTCTTGGAACAACGGGAGAGAGCAGTACATTATCGGATGAAGAAAGAATTAAAATTGTAGAAACAGTTGTTAAAAAAAATGCAAAAAGACTTCCAATTATAGTTGGAGCTGGAAGTAACAATACAAAACATGCAATAGAGATGGCTAAAAAATTTGAAAAATTAGGAATTGATGGACTTCTTTTAGTTACTCCTTATTATAACAAAGGAAATGAGGATGGGATTTATAAGCATTTTATTTCTGTAGCGGAATTTGTTGATTTACCAATAATGCTTTATAATGTTCCTGGAAGAACTGGAGTAAATCTTTCTATTAAATTATTAAAGAAATTATCTAAGAGTAAAAATATAGTTGCTTTAAAAGAAGCTAGTGGAGATATTTCTTATGCAGCTGAAGTAGCAAGATTAGTTCCAGAGCTAGATTTATACTCAGGGAATGATGATATAACAGTACCATTAATGTCGTTAGGAGCTGTAGGGGCAGTTTCTGTTCTAGCTAATATAGAGCCAAAAGTTGTGCATAATATGGTTGAATGTTTTTTAAAGGGAGATGTAAAAGAAGCTAGAAGACTTCAACTGAAATATAACGGAATTGTAAAAGCGCTATTTGTAGAAGTGAACCCAATTCCTGTAAAAAAAGCTATGAATATATTGGGGAAAAATGTTGGAGAATGCCGTTTGCCTCTAGGTGAAATGGATTCTAAAAATATAGAGCTTTTAAAAGAGGAGTTACAAAAAGTGGGTGAAAAAGTTTGA
- a CDS encoding aspartate kinase → MRIVLKYGGTSVGSLEKIQKIASYIKELKNSFNEIVVVVSAMGKMTDELLNKASFFTKEPNKREIDMLLSIGEQQSIALLSIALNSIGCEAISYTGTQVGIETFGDHGDSQIKNIDIEKIESKLKEQKIVVVAGFQGVNSVGDITTLGRGGSDTTAVALAGRLGCQCRIYTDVDGVYTEDPKKNRLAKKIGKISYDEMEKMSASGAKVMELRSVKIGKEYKVPIFIGESLGNEDGTYIVD, encoded by the coding sequence ATGAGAATAGTTTTAAAATATGGTGGAACTTCTGTAGGTTCGTTAGAAAAAATACAAAAGATAGCAAGTTATATAAAAGAATTAAAAAATAGTTTCAATGAAATTGTAGTTGTAGTTTCTGCTATGGGGAAAATGACAGATGAACTTTTAAATAAAGCAAGTTTTTTTACAAAAGAACCGAATAAAAGAGAGATAGATATGCTTTTGAGTATAGGAGAACAACAAAGTATAGCGTTATTGTCGATAGCTTTAAACTCAATTGGATGTGAAGCTATATCATATACCGGAACTCAAGTAGGGATAGAAACTTTTGGTGATCACGGAGATAGCCAAATTAAGAATATAGATATAGAAAAGATAGAAAGTAAATTGAAAGAACAAAAAATAGTTGTTGTTGCAGGATTTCAAGGTGTTAATTCAGTGGGAGATATAACAACTTTAGGAAGAGGTGGGTCTGATACAACTGCAGTTGCTCTTGCAGGAAGACTTGGATGTCAATGTAGAATATATACAGACGTTGATGGAGTTTACACTGAAGACCCTAAAAAAAATAGATTGGCTAAAAAAATAGGAAAAATTTCTTATGATGAAATGGAAAAAATGTCAGCAAGTGGGGCTAAAGTGATGGAGTTAAGATCTGTAAAAATAGGTAAGGAGTATAAAGTTCCTATATTTATAGGTGAAAGTTTAGGAAATGAAGACGGGACTTATATTGTAGATTAG
- a CDS encoding M20 family metallopeptidase, giving the protein MNFLLEDIIKFRQDLHQIPELGLKEFKTQEYIINTLQSLGYSPKTICGTGVYLYLEGKDKTFCKAFRADMDALSITEGTDCSFKSKNNGFMHACGHDGHMAALLGFAKYLKTLSFYDSSILLIFQPAEEGPGGAKLICESGILELFSVKEIYSFHLFPELEEGVISTKAGPFFAQATEFDCKVIGKGGHGGMPHKTIDPLIPFTKIIDSYQSIISRNISPFNPAVITVGKITGGTVRNIISDSIEFYGTIRAYSQRDTNDIIKRMSEIHRGVELGFNVKINDEFRVLYPPVINDSNLYNKFLKISNNFNFIQGEPLALAEDFSFYQEKIPGLFFLLGTKNIDKNFTSSLHSSTFNFDEKVLLEGVKLFAKLLEGEK; this is encoded by the coding sequence ATGAATTTTTTATTAGAAGATATAATCAAATTTAGACAAGACTTACACCAAATTCCTGAATTAGGATTAAAAGAGTTTAAAACTCAAGAATATATTATAAATACTCTTCAATCTTTAGGATACTCTCCTAAAACAATATGTGGAACAGGGGTTTATTTGTATTTAGAAGGTAAAGACAAAACATTTTGCAAGGCTTTTAGAGCCGATATGGATGCTCTTTCTATAACAGAAGGAACTGATTGTTCTTTTAAATCTAAAAATAACGGTTTTATGCATGCTTGTGGACACGATGGACATATGGCTGCCCTTTTAGGATTTGCTAAATATTTAAAAACTCTTTCGTTTTACGATTCTAGTATTTTATTAATATTCCAGCCAGCTGAAGAGGGTCCTGGTGGTGCTAAACTTATATGCGAAAGTGGAATTCTTGAATTATTTTCTGTTAAAGAAATCTATTCTTTTCATCTATTTCCCGAATTAGAAGAAGGGGTTATCTCAACAAAAGCTGGACCTTTTTTTGCTCAAGCTACAGAGTTTGATTGTAAAGTTATAGGTAAGGGTGGACACGGAGGAATGCCTCATAAAACTATTGATCCGCTTATTCCTTTTACTAAGATAATTGATTCTTATCAATCTATTATTTCAAGAAATATCTCTCCATTCAACCCAGCAGTTATCACTGTCGGAAAAATTACTGGTGGTACAGTGAGAAATATTATATCTGATTCTATAGAATTTTATGGTACAATTAGAGCGTATTCTCAAAGAGATACAAACGATATTATAAAGCGAATGAGTGAAATACATAGAGGTGTGGAGCTAGGATTTAATGTCAAAATCAATGATGAATTTAGAGTTCTATATCCACCTGTTATAAATGATAGTAATCTATATAATAAATTTTTGAAAATATCTAATAATTTTAATTTTATTCAAGGTGAACCTTTAGCTTTAGCTGAGGATTTTTCTTTCTATCAAGAAAAAATTCCTGGATTATTTTTTCTTTTAGGAACTAAAAATATAGATAAAAACTTTACCTCTTCTCTTCATAGCTCAACTTTTAATTTTGATGAAAAAGTTTTACTTGAAGGCGTTAAACTCTTTGCTAAACTTTTGGAAGGTGAAAAATAA
- a CDS encoding Cof-type HAD-IIB family hydrolase, translating to MKYKMIVTDLDDTLLNSQGKISETDKLNIMKAQENGIKFVLASGRPTFAMRDLAKELDLRKYESYILSYNGSIITNCKTDKNILSETLKVEEIHTLYDFSKRKNVEIITYLDDTIVSEDFSSYIEVEVELTKMPFEKVKNFKATVDRDCVKCIMLGEPSYLKEVEKELKEELGHKFSISISKPFFLEITKLGVDKGSSLLKLATLKNIKLEEIIVVGDSYNDLPMLKVAGLPACVENAKPEIKDFCKFISTSNNNNGISNIIKTFIF from the coding sequence ATGAAATATAAGATGATTGTAACTGATCTTGATGATACACTTTTAAATTCTCAAGGTAAAATTTCAGAAACAGATAAATTAAATATTATGAAAGCACAAGAGAATGGTATAAAATTTGTTTTAGCTTCAGGTAGACCCACTTTTGCCATGAGAGATCTAGCAAAAGAATTAGATTTAAGAAAATATGAGAGCTATATACTCTCATACAACGGATCTATTATAACTAACTGTAAAACGGATAAAAACATTCTTTCTGAAACTTTAAAAGTTGAAGAGATTCATACTCTTTACGATTTTAGTAAGAGAAAAAATGTAGAAATTATAACCTATCTAGACGATACTATCGTTTCAGAAGATTTTAGTTCTTATATAGAGGTTGAAGTTGAATTAACAAAAATGCCATTTGAAAAAGTAAAAAACTTCAAGGCAACTGTTGATAGAGATTGTGTAAAATGCATTATGCTAGGAGAACCATCGTATTTAAAAGAGGTTGAAAAGGAATTGAAAGAAGAGCTAGGTCATAAATTTTCTATCTCTATTTCTAAGCCATTTTTCCTAGAAATTACCAAATTGGGTGTAGATAAAGGCAGTTCTCTATTAAAATTAGCTACACTTAAAAATATAAAACTAGAAGAGATTATTGTTGTTGGGGATTCTTATAACGATTTACCAATGCTTAAAGTTGCGGGACTTCCTGCTTGTGTTGAAAATGCTAAACCAGAAATCAAAGATTTTTGTAAATTCATATCAACATCTAACAATAATAACGGAATATCTAATATAATCAAAACTTTTATTTTCTAA
- a CDS encoding flippase encodes MSVSKNYLYNVLLIISNTVFPIITFPYVSRVLMPEYLGKVYFVQGVIGYFLILSVLGAPNYGIKELSKAKGIGDWEEFKKIFTELFLMTVLSSVVSLGILLFTVSIYGRFYQEKMIFYIFGLQVLFECFHINHFFIVMENHKRRLIRSFVIRILSLGFLFYFIKKPSDYYLYALLLVIPEVIARIIDVITVRKYFNFNFKELRFKRHMNSMMVIFLYLFTIGIYGSIDTTMLGIMVGDTEVGLYSAAVKMYRMVLPVILTLGTVLSPRIIGAIKRKEKNNIYKNLDIFIDYCFIVGVPATVLMVILAPEFTLLFSGKSFEGAISTMMIMSPCLGFLALGSFIGGQILLPNDLERDILIISIAGVFINIGLNYFLIPIYLRNGAALATLLTEVVIALIKIYKMKKVYKDYSILNRDRNITIFVGIGVSIFIFWIIQHIRVYGNLITLLTMPILYGIIYFLILILLKNKRVGEWFEFAKKKARLH; translated from the coding sequence ATGTCAGTTTCAAAAAATTATTTGTACAATGTATTATTAATTATAAGTAATACAGTATTTCCAATAATAACTTTTCCTTATGTTTCTAGAGTTTTAATGCCTGAGTATTTAGGAAAAGTTTATTTTGTTCAAGGTGTTATTGGATATTTTCTAATTCTTTCGGTTTTAGGAGCACCTAATTATGGTATTAAGGAGCTTTCAAAAGCTAAAGGGATTGGAGATTGGGAAGAATTTAAAAAAATATTTACAGAACTTTTTTTAATGACTGTATTGAGTAGTGTAGTTTCTTTGGGTATACTTCTGTTTACAGTTAGCATATATGGAAGGTTTTATCAAGAAAAGATGATTTTTTACATATTTGGACTTCAAGTTTTATTTGAATGTTTTCATATAAATCATTTCTTTATTGTGATGGAGAACCACAAAAGAAGACTCATAAGATCTTTTGTAATAAGAATTTTATCGCTAGGATTTTTATTTTATTTCATAAAAAAACCAAGTGATTACTACCTATATGCTCTTTTGCTTGTAATACCGGAAGTTATAGCAAGAATTATAGATGTGATAACAGTGAGAAAATATTTTAATTTTAACTTTAAAGAGTTAAGATTTAAAAGACATATGAACAGTATGATGGTAATATTTCTTTATCTATTCACAATAGGGATTTATGGAAGTATTGACACTACAATGTTGGGAATAATGGTTGGTGATACTGAAGTAGGACTATACTCAGCTGCAGTGAAGATGTATAGAATGGTTTTGCCGGTGATTTTAACATTGGGGACAGTATTATCTCCTAGAATAATAGGAGCTATAAAAAGAAAAGAGAAAAATAACATTTATAAAAATTTGGATATTTTTATAGACTATTGTTTTATTGTTGGGGTCCCAGCAACTGTACTTATGGTAATTTTAGCACCTGAATTTACATTGTTGTTTTCAGGAAAAAGTTTTGAAGGAGCTATCTCAACAATGATGATTATGTCACCTTGTTTAGGTTTCTTGGCTTTAGGATCCTTTATTGGTGGACAAATTTTATTGCCAAATGATCTAGAAAGAGATATTTTAATAATATCTATAGCGGGTGTGTTTATAAATATAGGATTAAACTATTTTTTAATTCCTATCTATTTGAGAAATGGTGCTGCTTTAGCTACTCTTTTAACAGAGGTAGTGATAGCTTTGATAAAGATATACAAGATGAAAAAAGTTTATAAAGACTATAGTATATTGAATAGAGATAGGAATATTACTATATTTGTTGGTATAGGAGTATCGATATTTATATTTTGGATAATACAACATATTAGAGTATATGGTAATTTAATAACACTATTAACAATGCCAATTCTATATGGAATAATCTATTTCTTAATTTTAATTTTATTAAAAAACAAAAGAGTTGGTGAATGGTTTGAATTTGCCAAAAAAAAAGCAAGACTACATTGA
- a CDS encoding Na+/H+ antiporter NhaC family protein: MEVKKKGSFIGLIPFLVFIGFYLGSGIILDSKGVELAFYQLPAPVAIFPGIVVAFLLFKGNIKEKFETFLDGCGHQDIITMCIIYLLAGGFAVVSKAMGGVDSTVNLGLTYVPSHYIAPGLFIIAGFISTATGTSVGSIVSLAPIAVGLAEKSGVPMALVLASLMGGAMFGDNLSIISDTTIAATRTQGVEMKDKFKVNIKIAAPAAILTLILLIIFGKPDIAPEAGIYTFNIIKVLPYIFVLVLSLVGINVFVVLTAGIVFSGAIGLFYGDFTMLGYAKEIYNGFTGMTEIFLLSLLTGGLAALVTKAGGVEWIMEVIQKRIKGRRSAQFGIGLLVTLTDAAVANNTVAIIINGPIAKQISDKYDIDPKRTASILDIFSCIAQGAIPYGAQMLIMLSFTGGQVSPFDVIPLLWYQMILAIFTIIYIFYNKKEA, encoded by the coding sequence ATGGAAGTGAAAAAAAAAGGAAGTTTCATAGGACTAATTCCGTTTTTAGTATTTATTGGATTTTATTTAGGAAGTGGGATTATACTTGATTCTAAAGGGGTTGAATTAGCATTTTATCAACTGCCAGCACCGGTTGCAATTTTTCCAGGAATAGTTGTGGCTTTTTTATTGTTTAAGGGAAATATAAAAGAAAAGTTTGAAACTTTTTTAGATGGATGTGGACATCAAGATATAATAACGATGTGTATAATATATTTACTAGCAGGTGGATTTGCAGTAGTTTCAAAAGCTATGGGAGGAGTTGATTCAACGGTAAATTTAGGATTAACATATGTTCCTTCTCATTATATTGCTCCAGGATTATTTATAATTGCAGGTTTTATATCTACAGCAACAGGAACATCTGTGGGATCAATAGTATCTTTAGCACCAATAGCTGTTGGATTAGCTGAAAAAAGTGGTGTGCCGATGGCACTAGTATTAGCTTCTCTTATGGGAGGAGCAATGTTTGGAGATAACTTATCAATAATCTCAGACACGACCATAGCGGCAACAAGAACACAAGGTGTTGAAATGAAAGATAAGTTTAAAGTCAATATTAAAATAGCTGCACCAGCAGCAATCTTAACCTTGATATTATTAATTATATTTGGAAAGCCTGATATAGCCCCTGAAGCAGGAATATATACATTTAATATAATAAAGGTTTTACCGTATATATTTGTTCTTGTACTATCTTTAGTTGGAATAAATGTTTTTGTTGTATTGACAGCAGGTATAGTATTTTCGGGTGCAATAGGATTGTTTTATGGAGACTTTACAATGTTAGGTTATGCAAAAGAGATATACAACGGATTTACAGGAATGACTGAAATATTCTTATTATCTCTTTTAACTGGAGGTCTTGCCGCACTGGTAACAAAAGCTGGTGGAGTTGAGTGGATAATGGAAGTTATCCAAAAAAGAATAAAAGGAAGAAGAAGCGCCCAATTTGGTATAGGACTTTTAGTTACTTTAACTGATGCTGCAGTTGCTAACAATACTGTTGCAATAATAATAAATGGACCAATAGCGAAACAAATATCTGATAAATATGATATAGATCCAAAACGTACAGCTTCAATCTTGGATATTTTCTCGTGTATTGCTCAAGGAGCTATACCATATGGAGCTCAAATGTTAATAATGTTAAGTTTTACTGGTGGACAAGTCTCTCCTTTTGATGTAATTCCATTATTATGGTATCAGATGATTCTAGCAATTTTTACAATTATATATATTTTTTACAATAAGAAAGAGGCTTAG
- a CDS encoding PTS sugar transporter subunit IIC, with translation MELVKGTVLLLLVLAFFTGFSLKAPKGMKAMGALAGAATASFLVEAFQLYVGGDLLGIKFLGEVGASAGSMGGVAAAILVPIALGVSPVYAVMLGAVCGGMGIIPGFIAGYVMSFIIPKLEEKIPDGLDLIVIICIAAPLGRGIAHFVSPGVTFALKTIGDIIITAQLASPYVMAFILGGVITVVATAPISSMALTAMLGLTGLPMAIGALSVMSSSFMNYVFFDRMKFGDRSTTIAVAIEPLTQADVISANPIPVFMTNFIGGGIAGMIVNYFGLINNATGTATPIAGFAVMFGFNPAKEVLITAGLCAASGILCGYVGSLVFKNYKIKTVSEIRG, from the coding sequence ATGGAATTAGTAAAAGGTACAGTATTATTATTATTGGTTTTAGCATTCTTTACTGGATTTAGTTTAAAAGCACCAAAGGGAATGAAAGCAATGGGAGCTCTAGCAGGAGCAGCAACAGCAAGTTTCTTAGTTGAGGCATTTCAATTATATGTTGGTGGAGATTTATTAGGAATAAAATTTTTAGGTGAAGTTGGAGCTTCAGCAGGTTCTATGGGAGGAGTTGCAGCAGCGATTCTTGTTCCAATAGCATTAGGTGTAAGCCCAGTTTACGCAGTTATGTTAGGTGCAGTTTGTGGAGGAATGGGAATTATACCTGGATTTATAGCAGGATATGTAATGTCATTCATAATACCAAAATTAGAAGAGAAAATCCCTGATGGATTAGATCTAATTGTAATTATTTGTATAGCAGCTCCATTAGGAAGAGGAATTGCTCATTTTGTATCACCAGGAGTTACTTTCGCATTAAAAACAATCGGAGATATAATAATAACAGCTCAATTAGCTAGCCCATATGTAATGGCATTTATCTTAGGAGGAGTTATCACTGTAGTTGCAACAGCACCAATCAGTTCAATGGCTCTTACAGCAATGTTAGGATTAACAGGATTACCAATGGCAATAGGAGCATTATCAGTAATGTCATCTTCATTCATGAACTATGTATTCTTTGATAGAATGAAATTTGGAGATAGATCAACTACTATCGCAGTAGCAATCGAGCCATTAACTCAAGCTGACGTAATATCGGCTAACCCAATTCCAGTATTTATGACTAACTTTATTGGTGGAGGAATTGCTGGAATGATCGTTAACTACTTCGGATTAATAAATAATGCTACAGGAACTGCAACACCAATCGCAGGTTTCGCAGTAATGTTTGGATTTAACCCAGCTAAAGAAGTGTTAATAACTGCAGGACTATGTGCTGCATCAGGTATTCTTTGTGGATATGTAGGGTCATTAGTATTCAAAAACTATAAAATAAAAACTGTTTCTGAAATAAGAGGATAA
- a CDS encoding RidA family protein, whose amino-acid sequence MKKVINTTKAPAAIGPYSQAIEVNGTLYVSGQIPFVPETMTVISDDVKEQTRQSLENVKAILEAAGYSLTDVVKAGVFIKDMNDFVAINEVYAEYLGEVKPARACVEVARLPRDVKVEIEVIAVK is encoded by the coding sequence ATGAAAAAAGTTATCAACACTACAAAAGCTCCTGCAGCTATTGGACCTTATTCTCAAGCTATTGAGGTAAATGGAACTCTTTACGTTTCTGGGCAAATTCCTTTTGTACCTGAAACAATGACTGTTATTTCTGACGATGTAAAAGAGCAAACAAGACAATCTTTAGAGAATGTTAAAGCTATTCTTGAAGCTGCTGGGTACTCTTTAACAGATGTTGTTAAAGCTGGTGTTTTCATTAAAGATATGAATGATTTTGTTGCTATAAACGAAGTTTATGCTGAGTACTTAGGAGAAGTTAAGCCTGCTAGAGCATGTGTTGAAGTTGCTAGATTACCTAGAGATGTTAAAGTTGAAATAGAAGTTATAGCTGTTAAGTAA
- a CDS encoding RnfABCDGE type electron transport complex subunit B: protein METILFPVLSLGGTGLAMGLFLAYASKKFEVKVDEKVEAIQNILPGMNCGACGFPGCSGYAEAIALNGAEMTACSPGGPTVAAAIAEVMGGTVDLSGPKMVAKLLCQGDCTKTSKTYEFEGELTTCAAINLYAGGDKSCKYGCLGYGDCAKACPVNAITVTEKGIISIDEEVCVSCKKCVATCPKKIIQMLPMNKRVTVNCMSKDKGAVARKACSVACIACGLCQKACPVGAIEIENNVAKIDPEKCVECGLCAVKCPTKAINSDVKEIKKAEIIEEKCIGCTACARVCPVKCIEGEVKQKHKIDQSKCIGCQLCYDKCKFSAIKMNIQNI from the coding sequence ATGGAAACAATATTATTTCCTGTTTTATCTTTAGGAGGAACAGGTCTAGCAATGGGACTATTTTTAGCCTATGCTTCTAAAAAATTTGAAGTAAAGGTTGATGAAAAAGTAGAGGCTATTCAAAATATATTACCAGGAATGAACTGTGGAGCATGTGGTTTTCCGGGATGTTCTGGATATGCAGAGGCGATTGCTCTAAATGGAGCTGAGATGACGGCGTGTTCACCAGGTGGACCAACAGTAGCAGCAGCTATAGCAGAAGTTATGGGTGGAACAGTAGATTTAAGTGGACCTAAAATGGTTGCAAAACTTTTATGTCAAGGAGATTGTACAAAAACTTCAAAGACATATGAATTTGAAGGAGAATTAACAACTTGTGCAGCTATAAATCTGTATGCTGGTGGAGACAAATCTTGTAAATATGGATGTCTAGGATATGGAGATTGTGCTAAGGCTTGTCCAGTTAATGCTATAACAGTTACAGAAAAAGGAATTATAAGCATCGATGAAGAAGTTTGTGTTTCTTGTAAAAAGTGTGTAGCAACTTGTCCTAAAAAGATTATTCAGATGTTGCCTATGAATAAAAGAGTAACTGTAAACTGTATGTCTAAAGATAAGGGAGCAGTAGCTAGAAAAGCTTGTTCAGTTGCCTGTATTGCATGTGGACTTTGTCAAAAGGCTTGTCCAGTTGGAGCAATTGAAATTGAAAATAATGTTGCAAAAATAGATCCTGAAAAATGTGTTGAGTGTGGATTATGTGCAGTAAAATGTCCAACGAAGGCAATTAACAGCGATGTTAAAGAGATTAAAAAAGCTGAAATAATAGAAGAAAAATGTATAGGATGTACTGCATGTGCAAGAGTATGTCCTGTAAAATGTATAGAAGGAGAAGTAAAACAAAAGCATAAAATAGATCAATCTAAGTGTATAGGTTGTCAGCTATGCTATGATAAATGTAAATTCTCTGCAATAAAAATGAATATTCAAAATATCTAG